From one Triticum urartu cultivar G1812 chromosome 3, Tu2.1, whole genome shotgun sequence genomic stretch:
- the LOC125544149 gene encoding myosin IB heavy chain-like: MDRFRPLRRIQVEPERADPPPPPPAVAIGGAAEMVPAPAAGMLMGAKVRRRAAVYRDCMGDYIGVHNDPCLAKILAKQGDNKVLFADKVLKFTQSGKMKRRILVITDFALYLVDPDADILKRRIALAAVDKLCISKLSDNFFAIIVPTEYDCLMASTRKKEIVDVIVKAIQSTSEYEPEVASSNRFEYHAAAEVIKEVEFEEADGRVKTRITLKEKP; encoded by the exons ATGGATCGATTCCGGCCTCTCAGGCGGATCCAGGTGGAGCCCGAGCGCGCTGACCCGCCCCCTCCCCCGCCGGCGGTGGCAATCGGCGGAGCGGCGGAAATGGTTCCGGCGCCCGCGGCCGGGATGCTCATGGGTGCCAAGGTGCGGCGCCGCGCGGCCGTCTACCGCGACTGCATGGGCGACTACATCGGCGTGCACAACGACCCGTGCCTGGCCAAGATCCTCGCCAAGCAAG GGGATAACAAAGTTCTGTTTGCGGACAAGGTGTTGAAGTTCACTCAATCAGGAAAGATGAAAAGGCGCATCCTTGTGATCACAGACTTTGCTCTCTACCTTGTCGACCCTGATGCTGATATATTGAAGAGAAGAATAGCACTTGCAGCTGTTGATAAGCTATGTATAAGCAAGCTCAGTGATAACTTCTTCGCAATCATTGTGCCGACCGAGTATGATTGTTTAATGGCCAGCACTAGAAAGAAGGAAATTGTTGATGTTATAGTTAAGGCTATCCAGAGCACATCTGAGTATGAACCTGAGGTGGCTTCCTCTAACAG GTTTGAGTACCATGCTGCTGCCGAAGTGATTAAAGAAGTTGAATTTGAAGAAGCTGATG GACGCGTCAAAACTAGGATCACCCTCAAGGAGAAGCCATGA